One genomic window of Gossypium hirsutum isolate 1008001.06 chromosome D11, Gossypium_hirsutum_v2.1, whole genome shotgun sequence includes the following:
- the LOC107911759 gene encoding mitochondrial pyruvate carrier 1, whose amino-acid sequence MEVLRAFVNSPIGPKTTHFWGPVFNWSLPIAAFLDTKKPPEVISGNMTAVMCGYSALFMRFAWVVQPRNLHLLVCHACNETVQLYQLSRWIKAQQNSQKKDETEAPNSNKDD is encoded by the exons ATGGAGGTGTTAAGAGCTTTTGTGAACAGTCCCATTGGCCCTAAAACAACTCATTTCTGGGGCCCTGTTTTCAACTGGAGCCTCCCTATTGCA GCATTTTTAGACACAAAGAAACCCCCAGAAGTGATATCGGGCAACATGACTGCAG TAATGTGCGGCTACTCAGCATTATTCATGAGGTTTGCATGGGTGGTACAGCCACGCAACCTCCATCTTCTTGTCTGCCATGCCTGTAATGAAACTGTGCAGCTTTATCAGCTCTCCCGTTGGATCAAGGCTCAACA GAATTCACAGAAGAAAGATGAAACTGAGGCACCAAACAGCAACAAAGATGACTAG